In Candidatus Omnitrophota bacterium, the genomic stretch GCAAACAATCTGAGATGTTGCACTATTGCGACGGGTCTTAAAAAATGATATTCTTTATCTTCGAAAGCTAAAATTAAGGATTAAGTTTATGAAAGTAACATTGGTTGTTTTGACGCTCAATGAAGTAACCGGCATGCGTACGATTATGCCCCGGATTAAAAGGGAATGGGTGGATCAGATACTAATACTCGACGGTGGTTCTACTGACGGGACAATAGAGTATGCCCGAGAAAACGGCTATTCTGTTTACATCCAGAAAAAAAAGGGAATTCGTAACGGATATATGGAGATTTATGATTTGATTGAAGGCGACGTTTTGATAACTTTCAGTCCGGACGGGAATTCCATTCCGGAGCTCATTCCTCCGCTGATAGAAAAAATGAAGAAAGGGTATGATATGGTTATTGTATCACGATATAAAGATGGAGCCAAAAGTGCAGATGATGATATTGTAACTGCTTTTGGAAATTGGATGTTTACAAGCATTATAAATATTTGTTTCGGAGTTAAATATACGGATGCTATGGTAATATACAGAGCTTATAAAAAGGAACTGATTAAAAAACTGGATTTGGATAAAGATGATACTTATCTGCCTGAGAAATGGTTTTTCACTAAAGTACCATGGGAACCAATTCTTTCGACAAAATGCG encodes the following:
- a CDS encoding glycosyltransferase — its product is MKVTLVVLTLNEVTGMRTIMPRIKREWVDQILILDGGSTDGTIEYARENGYSVYIQKKKGIRNGYMEIYDLIEGDVLITFSPDGNSIPELIPPLIEKMKKGYDMVIVSRYKDGAKSADDDIVTAFGNWMFTSIINICFGVKYTDAMVIYRAYKKELIKKLDLDKDDTYLPEKWFFTKVPWEPILSTKCAKMKLKIGEIPGDEPPRIGGVRKLQIIRWGCVFLTQILREVFFLK